The DNA region GTGCATTCCTTTGACTGTATTTGTTTTTTCAGGGATGAATAATTTGCATTGAATGTGTCATGAGGAAGCTCATCCCAGCCTGAGGAATTTTTCACTTGTGGGAGAATCTGACCCTGAAGAATAAAACTTATAGTGGCAAACATCTCAGATAACATTTACTGGTGTCATGAATCCGAACTTCTGGAGCTGCAGTGAAGACTATGGCTATTGGCTTGAGACAATCACAGTCTGCCTTGGCTCTCTGGACCTTGCAACACACCCCGTTGACCACTTTTAACTTGGATGACTATGAAATCCTGGTGTTCTCACTCTGTAAGTACCATGAATATaggcatgtgcaaccatgccTGGTTTAGGTGGCTTCCACTTCAATTACTAATTCATTAGAATTACAGCATGTATAAGATGAACAGTTCCAATTAAGTATATTCAGAAGTCACTTAACTCTGTGACCCTCAGTTTTACCATCtgtagaataaaaatagaagtctACCCTAGTTTTGGTGAATTATAACAGATGCCATCATAAAccatgtatgtataatatatatatcactttttctctgtgtagtcatggctgtcctaaaactcactttgtagaccaggctggcctcgaaatcagaaatgtgcctgcctttgcctcctgtgtgctgggattaaagccgtgctccaccacacccggTAAATAATATTGTTCTTAGTTGAAAGAATGGTTTTTAGGTAGGAAAGGTACATATGATGGGAGATTTCTGTTAATAGTGTTAAGTCTAGGGACTGTGTCCTAACTACTCTAACCAGCTAGGCTGAACCACTCAGCCTCAttaagtcaagaaaaaaaattgttttctggcAACAACATGCTCACCTATGTGTGAGATACATAGTTGATTGCTGACTATTCTACATTATTACATCTCTATGAGAGGGATGAATAGGATGCTCTGGGTGTGTACCTAAGGTATTGTTGTTTGTCacgtctgctctcgaccagcaagaaggACAGGACACAGTctgattcttctcaacagcctttattgcaggaacgccttgaATCTTCTACAGGGACCCTGGGTGCCCAGGGAGCCCTGCTTATATGcactcagcccccatccactcacggcaggccacgtcacctcaccaggcacgcagttTCAGCCAATCAGGATGGCAGGGACATGTCtacaccaaatatggacttgtttatacTGCCAgtatcatggtgcacctgtgcagctctcatgATGGTTATGGCTTATTTTTAGGTGTATGAGGAAGtaaggtgcaagtcataagaatTAGCTGCAGTTCCgagcgccatcttgggactgttgccacacccgctcctcacagttgttctttctattttcatgtattaagcattttgattttaatattaaagCATGTTGACAAAACAGGACCCTCTGAGTGTATATCTTCTATCTTTGGACTTACATTCAGCAGGCTGACACATGACTATCAAGAGTAATAGgacaagccaggcttggtggcacacacctttaatcctagcacttgggaggcagaggcaggcggatttctgagttcaaggccagcctggtctacaaagtgagttccaggacaaccagggctatacagagaaaccctgtctcaaaaaaaccaaaaaaccaaaacaaaataaaaaagtaaaagaataaccCTGACTAATGACTGACACCAAAGCTAGGATGCACAACAACCAACTCTCAGTGGAATTTGcgagaaaatgaaacacaaagcaGCGCCCACCACGCTTTCACCAGCAACCTTTCTGGAAATGTATGATCTCACTacccatatatttaaataaacaaggGACCACTTAGAAGATGAGTATCCAATTCATTTCATTGCAGTAGAAGAGTANCTATCAACAAGAAAGTGGGATTAAAGCTGAACAGATATCACAGAAGGAAGTCAAGGATCACATAATATAGGTTTGTAAATGGATTTGAAAGACATAGAAAAAACTTTAATATCTATTccaaatgtttgaaaataaaaccacaagcACAATTGGTGATCTCTACTACAACACTGGAGGGACCATGGGAAataatttccttccttcaagGCTCTGATGAAGAATAGAAGAAACAGGATGTTTTCCCTGACATGGAAAACATCTGTGATGTTACAGGCTATAACAAGGTCATCATCATGGATAGGGATTTCTCTtgtataagatttttttctatttcctgacaTCATGATGATATAAAACACTTTAATTATTTAGATGGCTAGAGACATGGccaagtaattaagaaaatttcattCCCAGGGACAAAGTCAGGTTTGGACATCTTGGTGTATCTTCTGCTAGAAGATATAACAACTTAATAATCTTGGAAATCTTCAtagacatgcacatactcacCCAAAGATGCAGACAAACcccataaataaaattaaacaaagttGGTCGGCAAAGAAAATTTCATTCATGATGTTATTCTTGTATAAACATTGACTACTATAACCCAGGGTTTGTGGCAAATCACGCCTATCCAGAGTTTTTCTTCATCATGAGTTGGCTTATATAACAAAAAGCAAGCATAGAGGATTGATGGCAGAGAAATCAATACTTCTCAGTTAGTAGTGTCATTTGGGGAGATGTAGGAAATATCTGCCTGCTGGAGAAAATATGTCACTGAGGTTGAATTTCAGAGTTTACTTCCTCAAATCATGTCTAGTCctaacaattctctctctctctctctctttctcttggttttattgagacagggtttctctgtgtagcactgactgtgctggaactcactctgcaaccaggctggcctcaaactcagaaatttgccagtctctgcctcccaagtgctgggattaaaggtgagtgacACCTCACCAAGCTCTAACACTCTCTTTGAGGCTATAGGTTGAGGACGtgaactctgagctcctccttTAGTTGCCACAAATGACACTTGTTGCCCTGACAATATCATGGTGATCCTATATCCCTTTAGAACTCTAATGAAATTTAAATGCTTCTAAAAATTGCCTTCATGTTGGGGTTTCATCTCTTGCTATGTACTGTAATGTTAAAAGCAGGAAACTAAAAAATGATTGCTCCTTAGAAGACAAGATCTGCACACAGATCTAAGAGAAGGTGTGTGACCTTGCTCTCAAGTTTCTTCTGACTGGTTATTAAAGATGACAACAATCAATAGCTGGACAGTAGCTGGGAAAAAGACACATAGACAGGGATTAGGGATACTAGACTTGGGATCAGTGGAGAACCACAAGGAGAAGAAAGTAGACAGAGAAAAAACAGCCTTAAGTTAGGTCAACAATAAAACAATGGAGTTAAGTATAACccagaagaaataaagcaaaataatgacaaaattaCTGGCTGGGAAATATACAAGatagcatagaggatagatattAGCCAATATTGGGTGTTGACTAAGGtttattacaaatataaatgttgtgtgtgttttacctggAAAAGAAATGGCCAAAGCTGGGGTGGAAAACTTCATTTGGGACTTCAGTTTTCTATTGTACCttagatattttatcacaacaacagaaaaggcaCTAATACTCACCAACAGTGTTTCACACCTGAACGAGTTATTTCACGGACTTAAAGTGAACTGTGAATTCTAAACCAGTTATCTTATCAATGAACCTCACAGGGCTTTTGTCCCTATGAGTTTCCAGGTATGAACAAAATAGAGACATCATCATGCTTGAGCAGATAGTTGACATTTGCTAAAGGTATTGTCAAGAATGAATAATGTTGAGTAAATTAATGTAACTGGGTTGGCCCAAGATGGAACCANNNNNNNNNNNNNNNNNNNNNNNNNNNNNNNNNNNNNNNNNNNNNNNNNNNNNNNNNNNNNNNNNNNNNNNNNNNNNNNNNNNNNNNNNNNNNNNNNNNNNNNNNNNNNNNNNNNNNNNNNNNNNNNNNNNNNNNNNNNNNNNNNNNNNNNNNNNNNNNNNNNNNNNNNNNNNNNNNNNNNNNNNNNNNNNNNNNNNNNNNNNNNNNNNNNNNNNNNNNNNNNNNNNNNNNNNNNNNNNNNNNNNNNNNNNNNNNNNNNNNNNNNNNNNNNNNNNNNNNNNNNNNNNNNNNNNNNNNNNNNNNNNNNNNNNNNNNNNNNNNNNNNNNNNNNNNNNNNNNNNNNNNNNNNNNNNNNNNNNNNNNNNNNNNNNNNNNNNNNNNNNNNNNNNNNNNNNNNNNNNNNNNNNNNNNNNNNNNNNNNNNNNNNNNNNNNNNNNNNNNNNNNNNNNNNNNNNNNNNNNNNNNNNNNNNNNNNNNNNNNNNNNNNNNNNNNNNNNNNNNNNNNNNNNNNNNNNNNNNNNNNNNNNNNNNNNNNNNNNNNNNNNNNNNNNNNNNNNNNNNNNNNNNNNNNNNNNNNNNNNNNNNNNNNNNNNNNNNNNNNNNNNNNNNNNNNNNNNNNNNNNNNNNNNNNNNNNNNNNNNNNNNNNNNNNNNNNNNNNNNNNNNNNNNNNNNNNNNNNNNNNNNNNNNNNNNNNNNNNNNNNNNNNNNNNNNNNNNNNNNNNNNNNNNNNNNNNNNNNNNNNNNNNNNNNNNNNNNNNNNNNNNNNNNNNNNNNNNNNNNNNNNNNNNNNNNNNNNNNNNNNNNataaatagggctgctatgaacatagtggagcatgtgtcctttttaccggttgggacatcttctggatatatgcccaggagaggtattgctggatagtTCTTTAAAGTCTTAAAAGATTATTGTGACATACAAACTTTAAGTGATCCAGTACATGTTAAAGGTTTTACTCTCACATACAGATACTGTGACATACAAAATGTTTCCACAGTGGCTCCGTTTATAGGGTTAACTTGCAGCATGgatttttctcaagaaaaaacGACTGGTCCACACACAAGCTTTAGCACATTCCTTGTTTTTATGAGGTTTCTTACAAGTCTGTGTTAATTTATACATGATGAGGTCAATGTCAATGTCAACTGCAAAGGCCTTACCACATTATTCACACACAGTTTCTCTCTTCAGTGTCTTCTTTTATGTATTCTGAGATATATCATGTGTATTATGTATTCAAAGATAACTGTGATATGCAAAGGTTTACcacattatgtatatttatacggTCTCTCGCTATatatatctctgtctgtctctctctccagtaTGTGCTCCTTGCTGCATTAGGAGATAACTGCCTGGCATAGATTTTTCCACATTCCTTATACTCAGGATTCTGGCCCCTACAAATATGTTCATGACGATTAAGACTATGATCACATTCATAGTCTTTCTCTTCAGTACGTTCACTTATACATTCAGAAATGATAGTGTTGTAAAAATATTAGCTCACAATCCAATTCCATAGTAGCTTTTTTCTCCAGTGtggattcttttattcttttgaagaTGAAAATGTTTTGATAAGACTTACACACACTGAACATACTTGAAAGGTTTCTCTCTAGTATGTCTTCTCTTATGAATTTGTAGATTATAATGGTGGGAAAATGCTTTATCTCATTGATTAAATGAAGGGTTTCTCTTAGGTATGTGTTCTTCTATGAATGTGGAGATTACTGCATCgggaaaaggctttatcacattcattacatttgtagggtttctctccggtatgtgttcttttatgaatttgaagAGTACTGTGTTGTGAAAAGGCTTtgtcacattgattacatttgtagggtttctctccggTATGTGTTCTTCTATGAACGTAGAGATGACAGTATtgggaaaaggctttatcacattgattacatttgtagggtttttctccagtatgtatcCTTATATGTTTTTGGAGACTACATTTCTcagaaaaggctttatcacattgattacatttgtagggtttctctctggTATGGATCCTTATTATATGTTTTTGAAGATTACTTTTCTcagaaaaggctttatcacattgattacatttgtagggtttctctccagtatgtatcctTATATGTTTTTGGAGACTATGTTTCTcagaaaaggctttatcacattgattacatttgtagggtttctctccagtatgtatcctTATATGTTTTTGGAGACTACATTTCTcagaaaaggctttatcacaatgattacatttgaagggtttctctccagtatgtgttcttctatGACTTTGAAGGGTACTGTATTGAAAAAaagctttatcacattgattgcATTTGTAGGGTTCCTCTCCAGTATGTATCCTTATATGTTTTTGGAGATTACTTTTGtgagaaaaggctttatcacattgattacatttgtagggtttctctccagtatgtgttcttctatGACTTTGAANNNNNNNNNNNNNNNNNNNNNNNNNNNNNNNNNNNNNNNNNNNNNNNNNNNNNNNNNNNNNNNNNNNNNNNNNNNNNNNNNNNNNNNNNNNNNNNNNNNNNNNNNNNNNNNNNNNNNNNNNNNNNNNNNNNNNNNNNNNNNNNNNNNNNNNNNNNNNNNNNNNNNNNNNNNNNNNNNNNNNNNNNNNNNNNNNNNNNNNNNNNNNNNNNNNNNNNNNNNNNNNNNNNNNNNNNNNNNNNNNNNNNNNNNNNNNNNNNNNNNNNNNNNNNNNNNNNNNNNNNNNNNNNNNNNNNNNNNNNNNNNNNNNNNNNNNNNNNNNNNNNNNNNNNNaaaggctttatcacattgattacatttgtagggtttctctccagtatgtgttcttctatGACTTTGAAGATGATTATGATTTGAAAAGGATTTATCACACTGATTACATTTGTagagtttctctccagtatgtgttcttctatGACTTTGAAGATGATTATGATTTGAAAAGGATTTATCACactgattacatttgtagggtttctctccagtatgaaatCTTTCATGCCTTTTAAGACGACTGGGCATTGCAAATCCTTTACTGAACTGATTACATTCATAGTGTGTCTGTCTagtttgtgttcttttatgtacttggagaCTTGCGTAAGGTAAAAAGTCTTTGACACAGTGAATAACTTCAGAGGGGATCTTTTCTGTATGAATCCTTTCATGCCTTTGGgcatgactgtgagcatgtaAAGCACAGGCTTTACCACGTTGAGTATATTCAGAGGGTTTCTCTGCACNCTGACTCCTTTCACACCTGAGAAGTGAATTGGCACATGTGAGAGCTTTACCACACGGATGAatactttcttcttgtttttctgtttggtagTTTgattacttattatatgtaagtacactgtagctgtcctgtcttctgacactcctgaagagggagtcagatctcactagggatggttgtaagccaccgtgtggttgctgagatttgaactcaggaccttcagaagggcagttggggctcttaactgctgagccatctctgaagtcCCAGAATACTTTCATCTCTAGGATTTAATGTTACTCTTTGTCTAAATGTAAAGAGGCATCAGACCTTTNATCCCTTTGCTTACATTCATGCTGTTCCCCTTCATTATGGGTTGTTTCTCATGGTCAGAGATACCTGAGAAGGTATGAACATTGATTACATGGCTCAGTTTTAGGTATTCTTTTTCAATAAAATGTTGTTCCCGTACATTAAGAAAAGTGGAGGAATTCAGAGCTTTAACGCACTAAGTGTATTCCAAATTATACTGTACTGTGGCTCATAGTATATTTGCAAAGTGAACCAGGAGAAATAGGAGCATTTCCACATCCCTAGGACTCAAGAGAATTTTCTCCAGAATGAGGTTGCTGATGTATTGCCATCAAACGTGGAAATGTAATGAACTGTTAACTTGTATTATGTTTAAAAAGTCTACTCTATAACTGCAACCCACTATATATCTTCTAATAGTTATAGGagtcaaaagaaaagagagagagaaagaaagacagatataGATTTTTGGGATATCTGTTTGGTATACATGGTGTGTatccattataaaatattatatacttatgAAAGGAAGTCCAATACATAAAATGTTGAAGTTCGCATTCACAAGGTTTGACTCAGTATTTTCATAGACATATGAAATATGGATTAAGGTTACTGCAAAACCTCCTactcacctcccaaatgctgccctTCTAACTAAACTTAGCACTGACACTGCTAATAAATGAGTACAACCAGCTTAAATATAGACTATTTGCTTCTTAGAAGCTTTTGGACACATATTTATCAACTATTCAATTTGTGTAGCTTTTCCAAAGTAAGCAGAAACAGACTGGCAGTTGTACTGTGTAGCGTGAATAGGGCTATGTTTCAAATGGGGATACACACTAAGGCATTGTTTCTTTGTCCTCTTTATTAAAGGAAGGACTTGCAAAAAATCAGATACAGGACATTAAAGAGAATGGTTTTGTGGAATGCAGCAATCATCAATACCCTTACAGCTGTGCTAATTTACACTGCTCCCTTTCTTATCAATTTTCAACACACATTAATATATCTTTAGAGGCAGATTTGTATGAGCTTGCACATGAAAATTACCTTCTGTGTCTTCCAAAACTTTGACAATGTTCTTCAATATTTTGGGTTTCCCAACTAAAGcctaaaacagaaaatgtatgcCTTGAAATTTAGCAAAATGTAAGTTACTATCTTCAGTGAACCTTATAGTCGTGCATGATGTATTCACCaaatccttccttcatttttattgaaattacaGAAGTGcatcaaaacaaaatttcttttcttgaattttaaatCAAGAAAGGGAATTCACAAATTTACCTATAGCATTGAGGTTCCTGTAGGTTTCCTGCATGACATCTTTGTAGAGCTTCTTCTGAGAAGGATCCAGCAGAGCCCACTCCTCTTGAGTGAAGTTTATATGCACATCCTCGTAAGTCACTGCATTCTACAGCATCCCATAAACATGTACAAAGGAAAGCACAATAGAAACAACATCGGGCATCTATTCTACATAGGCAATGTGTTCATATAATTCTGGGGCCTGTCCCACTTATTTATTCACATCCAAGTTCTACTGTAACTACCAAGTTATATCGGAAGGAAACTTAATAATGTTTACccctgtcatttctttttttctttttttaagagttatgtatttcatatatgtgagtacactcttgCTATCTTCAGAGTCCCAcatgagggcattggatccctattacaggtggttgtgagccaccatgtggttcctgggaattaaaCGCAGGACCTCTGCATGAACAATCAGTTTCTTAagtgctgaggcatctctctagccctgtcaCCCCTGTCATTTCTCAGCCCTTTGAAGAGGATGTAGCCTTTTGTAAAAATGTCAGTTACACATATAAAGAGAAAAGCTCTACAAGAGCAATAGTGTTTGGCACACACCAAAGAAATTGTATTAATATTAACAATTActacatataaaaatcaataagcaTGCTGGGTCTACTGGTTTATGCATTTAACAATGCAGtcagagtcaggcatggtggcacatgcttttaatctcagcacttgggtggcagaggcaggtgaatttctgagttagaggcaagcctggtctacagagtgagttccaggacagccaaggctacacagaaaaatactgtcttgaaaaaccaaaccaaaccaaaccaaactaaaccaaaccaaaccaatgcagTCAGGAGACATAGGCAGAAGACATTGAGTAGGATGTCAGTGTGATGtatacaatgagttccaggacagccaaagatacATAGGAAGACCCTGTATCTCCTGCCATAATTAACCAACCAAACCAGAAAGACAGAATAAACTTATGTGCTTTTATTtaagttcttatttttttaaaaaaagattttatttatatattttatgtatatgttactgcagctttcttcagacacatcagaagagggcatcagatcccattacagatggttgtgaaccaccatgtggttgctgggaattgaactcaagatcttttgaagagcagtcagtgctcttacctgctgagccatcttaacaGCCCTTTACTTAAACTCTTTTGAGAGTGATACATACAATACAGTTCTGTATTCATCTTCCAGAACCTGAGGTACACCAGTTCACAATATAACATTAATAAGATATTACCAAAATGGAATATATGGTTT from Mus caroli unplaced genomic scaffold, CAROLI_EIJ_v1.1 scaffold_19447_1, whole genome shotgun sequence includes:
- the LOC110288722 gene encoding zinc finger protein 431-like gives rise to the protein MQETYRNLNAIGFSWETQNIEEHCQSFGRHRRCERSQXAEKPSEYTQRGKACALHAHSHAQRHERIHTEKIPSEVIHCVKDFLPYASLQVHKRTQTRQTHYECNQFSKGFAMPSRLKRHERFHTGEKPYKCNQCDKSFSNHNHLQSHRRTHTGEKLYKCNQCDKSFSNHNHLQSHRRTHTGEKPYKCNQCDKAFXXXXXXQSHRRTHTGEKPYKCNQCDKAFSHKSNLQKHIRIHTGEEPYKCNQCDKAFFQYSTLQSHRRTHTGEKPFKCNHCDKAFSEKCSLQKHIRIHTGEKPYKCNQCDKAFSEKHSLQKHIRIHTGEKPYKCNQCDKAFSEKSNLQKHIIRIHTREKPYKCNQCDKAFSEKCSLQKHIRIHTGEKPYKCNQCDKAFSQYCHLYVHRRTHTGEKPYKCNQCDKAFSQHSTLQIHKRTHTGEKPYKCNECDKAFSRCSNLHIHRRTHT